GTGTCGaaaatctagagtttttgtgTCATTGCTGCTATTGTTGTGTAGTTGTTGTGCATTTTTTGAAGTTATTGCAATATTTGCTGGGTTTGATTAACGATATTATGTCCTAACGTTTCAAACATCTTTTGAAATATTTTCAAACATCCATGGAGTGTTGAAACTTCCTTATAAATGTTTGAAATATCCAAATGTTAAACATCTCATAAAAAGTTAACCATCCTTAAAGATGTTTCACAAAACATAATGATTATTTACTGTTTTTTTTTCTATATTAGTAGCAAAATTATTTGCTTATTTTGTTGATGGTTTTTACTTACTTTTTATGTAGATAAAATAACAAAGGAATGTGGGTCAAAGAGAGGAGGAAGGGGTGAATTTCCTTCCAAAAGACCTAACAAAAGAATTAGGACACCACATGAGCATGAGGTAAAAGAAGCAATTCTCATTGTACCTGAAGTGGAAGTCACATCTACTTAATTTATAAGAGGAGGATAGAGTATcattgaagaagaaaaaaagattcTTATAAAGGGCACAATGCTGAAAAAGTAGGagaaaatatagtaaaataattaGAGAATGTTAGAGAACTAGAAAAATAGaatgaaaaaaaagaagataatgAGGAAAAACAAAAATAGAGGAGACAActaaagaagatgaagaagaagaaaaagaagaggagCAAACTAAGGAACATGTAGAAGGACAAAAAAATGGAGACGAAAATGCAGAAGAGATAGAGACATCTGGAAAAAATTCTAGAGAAGAAAAAGAGGCTACAGAAGAATCAATTATGGATGAGACATGCGAGAAAAATGTAGAAAAATTGAGAGAGAGAACCAATGATGTGACAACTTTTTAATCTGTCATGAAAAGCTCAAAAGAGATATCAACATGGGAGTTTAGTTAAACCTCCTAAAATGCCACACCCCAAATACTGGGGTGGGACGTGATTAGCACCCTATCTAAGCAACACTTCGAGTGAACCCATACTAAGATGTGCTAAGAATCATGATAACTGAATTAACCCAAAAATAAGGTCATGGCATATTTATTAGCTGAAAAATAAATTCAATCTGAGAACTAAGTTATAAATCTCAACGAAATATCAAGTTGAGAATAGAAACTATATAATATCTACTAGACTAAGTCATGAGCCTCTAAGAATACTTAACATTTACGTCCTCGGGGCATACCCCAAATGCTaaaacaatataaataaatactaAATTTGAGTCCCCACCGAGGAGAGAAGTGGGGAGTAGCTGAGCTGAAAGCTAGTTCTATCATGTAGGGTCGGGAACTTGATCAACAATATCTGCATCCATGAAAAACAAAAACAGGCCCTCACAGGCTAAGTATCACGACGGGATACCCATCAAGTCTCATAGGCTACCCCCCCAAGAAGGCGGAGCAAGACCTTCTGGGATAAACATAACAAGAAGAAAAGATATCGTCATAAAGCATGTAAGCAGTTTAAGATCTGACAATGAATAATGGGCTGAAGCCTGAAACTATAAGCTGAACATGTAAACATATAACTAAAATTGGAACTTTAAGTAATAGTTAAAATGAAATAGAATTTAGGTTACACGCAGTGGCCCTGCGTACGTGAGATCCGGATACACGCACGGGAAGTGTCGGCCTATCTTCCCAACAAACAATAACCCCTGCGAGCGTAGGGTAGCTAACTCTGGCCCTGGTGGCACTCACGCACGGGGAGGTCAGCTAGCTCTCCCTTCTGAATGTGATCACATTTAATGCATGAATGAATGTTGAAACTGAATATTGAACTGAACTTAATTATCACAAAGGCACATAACAAGTGGTAATATAAGTAAGCTTGAAATTCTATCACAGATAAAGTAATACTTATAAGAGTGGAGTGAAATGAGAAATGGAGTACAAGAAGTCATGGCTTATGTTTATCGAACACATGAAGCACGAGGGTTTTAACAAAATTCCCTAATAGGAGAATAAGCCTCAACTCACCTCAAATCTTAGCTCCAATTCGTCCTTTCAAACCTCCCGGGAGTTCAACAACTCACGATATACAAATATGGGCTAGTCAGGATATACTCAACAAGTTCAATTCATCACCAATTGAACTAATTTCTAAGTCATGAATTACTCAATATAATCAATGCATATAGTGAAAAGAATATTTGTATTTCTCTATCAAGCTTACTGCTACAATATCCTTGACCACTTGATACATGGAGAGGAGGAAACATGTGTTAATATCAAAAATATTATACGTCCATACTTAAATAACATCATCTAAAACCCATGACcataataataatccaaatactTTAGCAACGTTCAAATCTGATCCTCACTTTACCCTTAAAGCTTTGTCCATTACTAGACAAAAATAATTTCTccattattttaatatttctaaTCACGTTTCCAATCTCAAAAACTTGGCAGCAACTTAAATTGGTTTAgcatttattatattgcttttaaTTTACTTCTTGTTATCATTCCAAAGAATTTGATATCCTCATCAATCCTAATATAATCTAAGGCACGTTTTAGGGATAAGAATATATGTTTATATACCTGATTTTTGGTTGAATTGCACAAAGAAATTTTCAACTTTCTAGTTCTCTCCTCACACCAATTATGTATCCTAAAACTTCTCAAACAATAATGACCCAAGCAACAGATCAAACAATTGTTCTTCTTTGTTAATCCTTAATGCGGTCGTCGGGCACAAGTAAGTCTTACGCatgttctttttctttatttgattCCAAAGCTAATgaagtttaattttttttccttaaGCCATTTTAAGGCTCTGTAAAGTATGGAACACTAAGAAGTTGGGTTGGCCCACTTGTTTCCTCATTTAATTTAAAGTTTGGCCCAATTTATATATTCTTAATCAAGTAAATGGTATTTACAAGGCTATTGATGGTCTCATATATTGTCAGCCGCGTTTCTGGCCTCCAAGTCAAACAAAACTTTGGTTATTCCATCCATAAGCTCTATTTTCATATTTAAGGTTAAATTAATCCAAAACTGAcggggtattacattctccccccttTAAATATCGTTTATCCTCGAACATGGAACCGTAGTCATTCTTAGGAATTGAAATATTTTCTTTGGAATCTTGCATTCTTAGAACCTTAGGGACTCAGATGTTTCATTAACTCTCCAAATTTTTAAAACTTTCgatagagtctcccctgtaaccgGAGCTATCCATAAATTTACGACATGTCCAACAACCCAATAACAATATTTCGCCTAATATACCTACTCCAATGACATAAAATATTATGATACTCCGATTTATACATTTGTGCTACTACAGGCCACTATAAGCATTAATATCACGTAACTCCGCAATTTATAactttaaaaagtttaaaatgagTTACATACCTGAAATTTCAAACAAATAGGGATACTTTATCAtcatagcttgttcagactcccaagtagcttctttaACTGAGTTATTGCTCCACATTACTTTTACCGAAGCGACATCCTTAGTTCGAAGTCTACGAACATGTCTGTCTAATATAGCTACGGGGACCTCCTCATAGGATAGAGAATTATCAACCTCTATCTCCTGCCTATCAATTCCATGACTCGGGTAGTGAAAGTACTGTTTTAGCATAGACGCATGAAAAACTAGATGTACTAAAGATAACTCTGGAGGTAGAGCTAGTCAATACGCCACAAGCCCAATCCTTTCAAGAATTGGATAAGGCCCTATATACCTCGGGCTAAGCTTTTCTTTTATACCAAACCTCATGATGCCCTTCATTGGAGATACTTTTAAAAATACATGTCATCCTCTTTGAACTCAAGATCGCGGCGTCTTATATCTGAGTATGACTTTTGACGGCTTTGAGCTGTTTTAAGTCGTTCTTGAATCAGTttcacctttttcaaggcatcttaTATTATGTTTGGTCCAATAAGATTTGTTTCACCTATCTCAAACCATCCTATAGGCGAACGACACCTCCTCCTATATAGGGCTTCGAATGGGGCCATCTGCATACTTgcctgataactattattatatgcgaactcaatcaaaggtagatgatcatcccaattttctttaaaatcgagaacacatgctcgtaacatatcttcTAAGGTCTGAATTGTCCTCTCAGCCTGCCCATTTGTTTAAGGGTAAAAAGTCGTACTTAGATTAATTCGGGTACCGAGACCTTCCTGAAAACTCTTCCAAAATTGGGCAATAAAATGAGCACCCCTGTCAGAAAtaatggtgtaacgacccgaccggttgttttgagcatttatgctcctttcaactatttgaagtcttgaataacttcctacgaggtattatgacttgggtgaattgttggtttttgttttaaggtatttcagagttagcttggaagaataaatttcatgttggaagcttaagttgaaatagttgaccggatagtgacttatgtgtaaacgaccccgaaatagagttttgatgattccaatagctccatatggtgattttggacttaggagcgtgtccgaaaaattatttggaggtccgtagtggaattaggtttgaaatgccgaaagttgattttttgggaaatttgaccggggggttgactttctgatatcgaggtcgaaatccaattctgaaaattggaatagcttcattatgtcatttatgacttgtgtgcaaattttgaagtcattccggattgatttgatgtatttcggcacaagatatagaatttgaaaattcaaagttcattaggcttgaattgaggtgcgattcggggttttagtgttgttttatATGATTCAAGGATTCGactagttcgtatgatgttttgggacttgatggtgtatttggttgaggtcctgaaggcctcgggtgagttttgggatggtttcggaccatttctaggccatttaaaGCTGCTGTtttttttgctacagcagtgtgctatgAGATCACGTGGAATTGGCCGCGATAGCGAAGAACAAAATGGGAAAAAATGGtcagtgaatcgcgatcgcggaaggcctatcgcgatcgcgtagaggaaattatctactgcactgacccgactttggaagcttatatctcacaatatataaggaatttggaggtgatccaaaaataaaagttgtaatcctttgtgtctagttttcagaaatgtgAACCATTTGTTGTTtgaagttgtgtacaaaaagttatgaccattatactagaggttatcCGAAAAAAGTTGGACATGGCTGTtggggaatttgttcttcgcgatcgcgggagaatgGCCGCGATCACATAGAATAAAAACGGGCTAGAAAAATTTTATGTTTCACAATCACCGATGTTTTGCCGTGATTGCATAGGGTAATTGACTGTGCAGCAGATTTATGTTCtgacccattttccattttttgacggatttgagctcgggaagaggcgatgtttgggagattttcaaggaaaataatggggtaagtgttcttaactcaatattggttaaattacctgaatctatgatttttttaacatttaattggtaaattaaattggaaaattgtgaaaaccctcttaggttaatttggagatttgagggtcgagtttatGTCGGATTTGAGCAAACTTTATATGGtttgactcgtggttgaatgagcattcatattttataacttttgtcgggttccgagatgtgggccccacgagcgattgtttgagtgtaatttcggattttgtgaaaaaaaataatattttgatttggaattaattcctataatttgtgttgattgaaccaaattaattgtggctagattcgaggcgtttggaggcaaaTTCACGAGGCGCAGGCATaccagagtaaagaattacacggtttgaggtaagtaacacttctaaacttggttatgagggtatgaatccccgaatttggtatgatataaattgtttgaaggtgacactcacgataggtgacgagcatgtggacgtgcaccatataaattgtgtcttgaataaatcctggcagttgtaaagattaaagaatcatgttattatcttaacatgttagagaaattgagctgaggcttttattaaagatcatgtgtaggctacgtgccgatatttttgggacccatgggtcatattgctgttgaattaattgtttcaaaaatatacatttcacactcagtcatattcgtccattgtgaggatatttatgggatcgagctgcgcgccgcagcaggccatattggctttaaatatgttattattaaatggatcagggttgcccgcctgcagcaggccagaatggctttatacattattattgttcttaaTCGGGGCTGTCCGGCTacagcatgccttattggctcTACTATTTTATGTATcagggatgcccgcctgcagaaggcgttataggctttgttattatacggatcgggacttcccgcctgcagtaggccacattggctttgtattacgcttgggctgaaggagcccctccggagtctgtacaaacccccagtgagcatagatgattatatatattcgggatggacttcccagggtatAGACTTGCCTtacgatgattatatatatattcgggatggattttcctagggcatggacttgccttacttattaatattgtaatgaatttacctggacatggatcttgtccgtatcatttacatttgagGATAAATTTCCCCAGGGCTAGATtgaccttatacggtactgagtgactgactgtcagtcgatgtgtatatatatacgggttggaacacccctgggccggattggccataaacagtaccgagtgaccgaatgatttgtgactagtattacatgaggtctttccactgagatgtcatattcctcatatcgtgcagtattgatctatttcgcttgtactgagtttaactgttgaacttgaaagcatgcctacatttctataccattatttatactagaTTGTACCTACGGAGCTAATCATTGCTTTTAGCCcataggttagtcttgttacttattgagttagttgtactcatactacactctgcacctcgtgtgcagatccaggtgctcccggatgcggcggctgctagatttcgAAGGTAATTAtgttggggactatcaaggtagatGCTTGGCGTCTGCAGACTTGATTTccttcctgtttaattattgtactgttctatattttcagacaatgaTTTTGTCAGTttgactttgtattcatattagatgctcatgtactcagtgacactggattatgggagtgtttatatatgtatttgtgaattttcttctgctgaatttaatcattttgTTTTTAAACATAAATGATATGgaagtttattgagattgtcggcttgcctagtattgagataggcgccatcacgacaggtgagattttgggtcgtgacaaatggaCACGGGaaaccatgcaaccgaacaatttCTTTTATGTATAATGCTGCATACTGAGGTGCTGTGTAGGTTGTTTTGACTGGCAAAACGTGAGCTGACTTAGTGAGTCAGTCTATTATGACCCAAATAGAGTCATATTTCTTAAAAGTTTGCGGCAACCTAACCATAAAATCCATATTTATTCGTTCAGCTTTTACTTGCTGGCAGTTAAAGAATCGCGATACAAAATCTGCAATATCACGCTTCATATTATTCCACCAATAAATATCCTttagatcatgatacattttagtAGAACCTGGATATATTGAATATTTGGAGTTATGAGCTTCCACCATAATtgctcttcgaagatcatctacattaggcacgcaTAAGCGACCATTAAGTCTCATCACACTATTTTCATCAAGTGAAAAATTCTTAATCTTGCCACTAAGGATACCTTCCTTGAGCTTAAGCAAGCTAGCATCATCGCATTATTTGGCTTTAACTTGCTCTACTAAAGTAGACTTAGCACCCATACTTGTTATCACCCTTTCATCATACTTCTCATCAAGACGAACCCATCGGCTAGCTATTTGTTGCGCTTTCTTTACTATTGGACGTTTGACCACAGACAACCTGGCCAAACTCCCCATGGATCTTCTGATCAGAGCATCAGCAACCACATTCACTTTGCCCGGATAATAAAGGATATTACAGTCATAATCCTTAGCAATTCCAACCACCTGCACTGTCTCAGGATCAACTCTTTCTACTTGAATATATACTGCAAACTTTTATGATCTGTATAAACATCACATTGCTCTCCATAAAGGTAGTGACGACATATTTTTAGAGCAAAAATAActgctgctagctcaaggtcatgGGTAGGATAATTCCTCTCATGATTCATTAActtcctagaagcataagcaattaccttGTCATTCTGCATAAGAACACATCCTAACCCCACtctagaagcatcacaatagatcaTAAAACTACCTGTAGTGGTAGGTAGAGTCAggattggggttgtagtcaaccTGTTCTTGAGTTCCTGAAAACTCTTCTCACAAGCTTCAGACCATTGAAACTTCACATTTTTATGAGTTAACTTTGTCAATGGGGCAGCTAGTGAAGAGAACCCTTCTACAAAACGACGGTAGTAACCTGCCAATCCCAGAAAACTATGAATCTCTGTAGGGGTCATTGGCATAGGCAAACTTTTAATTGCTTCTATTTTGTGAGGGTCTACTCTAATGCCTTCTCTCGAAATCATGTGTCCCAAAAATATAACTGTaccgagccaaaattcacatttagagaatttggcataaagttgaCGCTCCTTGAGTATCTGAAAAACTATTCTTAAATGATTCTTATGCTCTTCCCGGCTGCGGGAATACACTATAATATCGTctataaatactatgacaaaggcATCTaagaaaggcttgaagactctgTTCATTAAGTCCATAAACGTCGTTGGTGCATTGGTCAacctaaaagacatcactaaaAATTCATACTGGCCATATCGAGCCCTGAAAGCTATTTTCAGGATGTCTACTTCTCTAATTTTTAACTGATGGTATCCTGATCTCATATCTAATTTTGAGAAATATCTAaaaccttgtaactgatcaaataagtcatctgtAGGGAACCTTCCTTTTTCATCACGAACAACACTGGAGCACCCTAGGGTGAAACACTTGGtcgaataaaacccttatctaaAAGGTCTTGTAATTGCTTCTTGATTTCATTTAGCTCAGTTGGAGCCATTATGTAAGGAGAAATCGAGATTGGATGAGTTCCTGGCAATGTGTCTATGCCAAACTCAATCTCCCTATTTGGTGGTATCCCCGAAAGATCATCTGGGAACAGTTATGGAAACTCTTTCACAATCGGTACTGACTCAAGTAGTGGGGAGTTAGCTTTCATATCCTGTACATGGGCTAGGTATGCCAAACAACTGATGCTCACTAGCTTCCTAGCCTTAAGGTAAAAAAATAAACTTACTCATAGATGTACCCACTTCACCTCTAATTAAAATGGGATCTTCCCCAATGAAGGAGAATCTGACTCTCTTTGCGTGGCAATCAACTGTAGCATGACAAGAGGATAACCACTCCATGCCATCTATGATGTCAAAGTCAACCATATCTAATAAGTTCAAATCAGCTAAAGTTTCTCGATCCTAAACGGTGATGACATAATTTTTGAATATACTTTGAACTTTAACGGATTCTCAATAGGTGCGGAAACCTCAAACGGATACTTTAATTGTTCTGGTGCTTTTTCAAACTCGATAGAGAAATAAGTAGACACATAGGAGAAAGTTGAACCAGGATCATTTAATACATAAGCAGGACGACCACAAACTGAGAGAATACATGTAATAACTTTGTTAGACGCCTCAGCATTCTGTCTGTCTAGAACTACATAAAGTCTGGCTGGCCCACCTCCTCTCTGAGCTCCACCTCTATTTGCACCATGCCCAGTCTGAGTGTTAGGGGACCGAACTGGAGGACGTGCAACAAAAGAATTGCCTGTGGATATTGCCTAAGTAGCTGGAGCCTTCCATGGAGCTTTCCCAAGTTGTGGACAATCTTTCATAAGGTGACCTGGATCATAGCAGTGATAACATCCTCTCTAACCCAAAAGGCACTGCCCGAGATATCTTTTGTTATATGTAGGATAGATAGGAAAGGAAAATCGGTTCTGACCTTGACTAGTTGAATTGTGCCCCTGATGGGCCTGACCCTTACTCTCTTGGCCCTGCCTGAATAGAGTTGGATATGGAGACGAGTGAGCTATTGACTGACTTTGAGCTGAATGATTCATGTTCTTTACCCCAACTGAAAGTGCACTATAACTACTTGTGGTTCTAGACTTCTTGCTATTTTCTCTAGCATCCTTGGCAATTTTATCAATAGCCTCTTTGCGCGTAGCAATATTAACTATTTAAAGATAAGTCTTATTATCCTGATGCAAAGTCATATCTTTTCCCATATGTGGATTCAAGCATTCAATGAACCTTCTaatattttctctctctctcggtaTCAAATTAGGTGCATATTCTGCCAAGTTTGTGAATTCCATCTCGTATTCAGTCACTGACATGGTGCCCTATTTAAGATGTTCGAACTAACGTCGAAGCTCATCCATCCGACTGCTAGGCAAAAACTTGGCCCTGAAAACTTTTTTAAACTGTGGCCAAGTAAGTGGCATTAATGCAAAATCTTTGGCCTTCTCGTAACCTCTCCACCATTTCCCTGCTCTACCCTTCAAGTGAAACCCAATTAACTTTGTGGCTTGTGTTTCAAGGCAACCCAAAGAAATAGACATTTTCTCTATCTCTTCCAAAAATAACATTGGCTCATTCGGCTTGTCTGTACCATTGTAAGTAGGAGGTTTTAATCTCAGAAATGCATGTGGATCGATTCTTCCTATTGATAGCTGCACTGGATGGGTAATATTTGCAGGGACAGCAGGTGGTGGCACCCCGGGTGGAGATTGAAAATCATATTCTATAATTTCTTCATCTAAATCTTTGGCCTTCTTGTAACCTCTCCACTATTTCCCTGCTCTACCCTTCAAGTGAAACCCAATTAACTTTGTGGCTTGTGTTTCAAGGCAACCCAAAGAAATAAACATTTCCTCTATCTCTTCCAAAAATAACATTGGTTCTTTCGGCTTGTCTGTACCATTGTAAGTAGGAGGTTTTAATCTCATAAATGCATGTGGATCGATTCTTCCTATTGATAGCTGCACTGGATGGGTAATATTTGCAGGGACAGCAGGTGGTGGTACCCCGGGTGGAGATTGAAAATCATATTCTATAATTTCTTCATCTAAATCATGAGGGTCCTGAGGAGGAGCATGGACAGGTGCAGCCCAACCACCAGTCGGAGGGGCTAAGACTCGAAAAAGTCCAAAATTTTGTTAATTCGATCATCACGTTGCTGTGGTTGATTCTCCCTGAGTGGGTTAAAAGGGGGTGCGACTTCTACCTGATCATTATCAACCTGCTGAGGAGGAGAATGTGCCTGTCCAGTGGCCCTACCATGAGCCTGATTACCCCTGGCATTTCAACCTCTACCCCTGGCATTCAGACCTCGGCCTCTACTGTTGCCAGGACCTCTAACAGCAGCTAGTACCATAAGTGCAG
This sequence is a window from Nicotiana tomentosiformis chromosome 5, ASM39032v3, whole genome shotgun sequence. Protein-coding genes within it:
- the LOC138892778 gene encoding uncharacterized protein; its protein translation is MVKTRSTLSYVANNIVIPTSNHQEAPSEVQTALMVLAAVRGPGNSRGRDKPNEPMLFLEEIEKMSISLGCLETQATKLIGFHLKGRAGKWWRGYEKAKDFALMPLTWPQFKKVFRAKFLPSSRMDELRLNIATRKEAIDKIAKDARENSKKSRTTSSYSALSVGVKNMNHSAQSQSIAHSSPYPTLFRQGQESKGQAHQGHNSTSQGNSFVARPPVRSPNTQTGHGANRGGAQRGGGPARLYVVLDRQNAEASNKVITCILSVCGRPAYVLNDPGSTFSYVSTYFSIEFEKAPEQLKYPFEDRETLADLNLLDMVDFDIIDGMEWLSSCHATVDCHAKRVRFSFIGEDPILIRGEVGTSMNDLSGIPPNREIEFGIDTLPGTHPISISPYIMAPTELNEIKKQLQDLLDKGYYRRFVEGFSSLAAPLTKLTHKNVKFQWSEACEKSFQELKNRLTTTPILTLPTTTVYIQVERVDPETVQVVGIAKDYDCNILYYPGKVNVVADALIRRSMGSLARLSVVKRPIVKKAQQIASRWVRLDENLLKLKEGILSGKIKNFSLDENSVMRLNGRLCVPNVDDLRRAIMVEAHNSKYSIYPGSTKMYHDLKDIYWWNNMKRDIADFVSRFFNCQQVKAERINMDFMVVGDGVVDLIFNYDGDWVTETEVVYTENLVKTWPVNLFGVVEYELPIYFIPNIVQYEEESNKIVNAVSIDCSLSDAGSNSSTDSEGYNSEELEALKAQKKGK